In Methylocystis echinoides, one genomic interval encodes:
- a CDS encoding UPF0489 family protein yields the protein MSASLPLQTAGKSNWVRAKLVQKVSYGGKPVFIVEKHQEVIEAWVACRLNGLSGRVLITLDHHTDLQAAFLRHSHQSASRSFGSPVDETEATRKQRELVAEFNPDNLQSARAAVGMLQHDEHIDLAIKAGIFEHAYVVLGYTSAVGRHPQATVLSFEPRLVSFEKFPPDGDCERERADAVIESGKLSLKINRIEAERGAIGTFDYILDVDLDVFSTAKSISPSDPATFYDLIRGARAITIARETKIVEQEDGTSLEPLKADYLLEKLLGHIELAMRVSPQ from the coding sequence TTGAGCGCCTCGTTGCCCCTACAAACAGCAGGAAAGTCAAACTGGGTAAGGGCCAAGCTCGTGCAAAAAGTATCTTACGGAGGTAAGCCGGTTTTTATCGTAGAGAAGCATCAAGAAGTGATTGAGGCTTGGGTCGCGTGTCGCTTAAACGGCCTGAGTGGACGAGTTCTGATCACGTTGGACCATCACACAGATTTACAAGCGGCGTTTCTCCGTCACTCGCATCAGAGCGCCTCCCGTAGTTTTGGCTCCCCCGTTGACGAGACGGAAGCGACGCGAAAGCAAAGAGAGTTGGTTGCTGAGTTTAATCCTGACAACCTACAATCGGCTCGTGCGGCGGTCGGAATGCTCCAGCACGATGAGCATATTGATCTGGCAATCAAGGCTGGAATTTTTGAACATGCTTATGTCGTGCTGGGATACACAAGTGCTGTCGGGCGGCACCCTCAAGCAACTGTCCTCAGCTTTGAACCGCGTCTCGTAAGCTTTGAAAAGTTTCCCCCCGATGGCGACTGTGAACGTGAGCGAGCCGATGCAGTGATTGAGAGTGGGAAGCTTTCGTTAAAAATTAATCGGATCGAGGCGGAGCGAGGTGCCATCGGAACCTTTGATTACATCCTCGATGTTGACCTGGATGTTTTTTCAACCGCTAAATCAATTTCCCCGAGCGACCCTGCGACGTTCTACGACCTGATCAGAGGAGCAAGAGCAATAACAATAGCTAGGGAAACAAAGATCGTTGAGCAGGAAGATGGCACCAGCTTAGAGCCCTTGAAGGCCGACTATCTGTTAGAGAAACTACTTGGACATATTGAACTAGCAATGAGAGTTAGTCCGCAATGA
- a CDS encoding recombinase family protein: MTVIGYARVSTNDQKTDTQVDRLKAAGCEVIRQEKVSGRSREGRSELETILDFVRPGDQLVVVKLDRLGRSTRDVLNLVHELEQKGASLRVLEPEVNTAGPMGRMVLTVLGMVAEMELGFIKERQRAGIEKAKAEGVYKGRPAKLDHALIRKLKAEGVGATEIAKQVGCGRAMVYKVLNATVCISAARHD; the protein is encoded by the coding sequence ATGACGGTTATCGGCTATGCGAGGGTCAGCACCAATGACCAGAAGACGGACACTCAGGTTGACCGATTGAAAGCGGCAGGGTGCGAGGTCATTCGGCAAGAGAAAGTCTCAGGGCGATCCAGAGAGGGTCGCAGCGAGCTTGAGACAATCTTGGACTTCGTTAGGCCGGGCGACCAGTTGGTTGTGGTCAAGCTGGATAGGTTGGGGAGGTCTACGAGAGACGTTCTCAATCTGGTTCACGAACTAGAACAGAAAGGCGCAAGCCTGAGGGTGCTAGAGCCTGAGGTGAATACGGCTGGCCCGATGGGGCGCATGGTCCTCACGGTCCTCGGCATGGTGGCCGAAATGGAACTCGGATTTATCAAGGAACGCCAGAGGGCCGGGATCGAGAAGGCGAAGGCCGAAGGCGTCTACAAGGGACGACCGGCAAAACTTGACCACGCCCTGATCCGAAAGCTCAAAGCTGAGGGTGTTGGTGCGACTGAGATTGCAAAGCAGGTCGGTTGTGGAAGGGCTATGGTTTATAAGGTGCTGAACGCTACCGTTTGTATAAGTGCAGCCAGACATGATTAG
- a CDS encoding IS3 family transposase (programmed frameshift): MTKRSRRTHSPALKAKVALAAIKGEKTLAELAQQFDVHPNQITTWKSQLLEGAAGVFGQEKEKTEPKEAAVDLKGLHAKIGELTLENGFFVRRAHKSGIAERKKMIDRDHDLPIARQTKALGVARSSVYYKPRPVSAEDLKLMRRIDELHLEHPFAGARMLRDLLRREGVAVGRRHVTTLMKRMGIEAIYRRPNTSKPAPGHKVYPYLLRGVKIERPNQVWATDISYIPMRRGFVYLVAVVDVFTRRVLSHRVSIAMEAEICVEALKEALAKHDKPEIFNTDQGSQFTSLDFTGVLINAKVLISMDGKGAWRDNVFVERLWRSVKYEEVYLRAYDSVSEARASIGRYLAFYNERRPHSSLDGRTPDEAYFDIKETAMAA, encoded by the exons ATGACGAAACGGAGCCGCCGGACGCATTCTCCGGCCCTAAAGGCAAAAGTGGCTTTGGCCGCGATCAAGGGCGAGAAGACGCTGGCCGAACTGGCGCAGCAATTCGACGTCCACCCGAACCAGATCACGACGTGGAAAAGTCAGTTGCTTGAAGGCGCGGCCGGCGTTTTCGGGCAGGAGAAGGAGAAGACGGAGCCAAAGGAAGCCGCCGTTGACTTGAAGGGGCTTCACGCGAAGATCGGCGAACTGACGCTGGAGAACG GATTTTTTGTCCGGCGCGCTCACAAAAGCGGGATTGCTGAGCGCAAAAAGATGATCGACCGCGATCATGATCTTCCAATCGCCAGGCAGACGAAGGCGCTGGGGGTTGCCCGCAGCTCCGTCTACTACAAGCCGCGGCCGGTTTCGGCCGAGGATCTGAAGCTGATGCGCCGCATTGACGAGTTGCATCTCGAACATCCCTTTGCGGGCGCGCGGATGCTGCGCGATCTGTTGCGGCGCGAGGGCGTCGCCGTGGGCCGCCGGCATGTCACGACGCTGATGAAGCGGATGGGGATCGAGGCGATCTATCGTCGGCCGAACACGAGCAAGCCCGCGCCGGGACACAAGGTTTATCCGTATCTGCTGCGCGGGGTGAAGATCGAGCGACCAAACCAGGTCTGGGCGACGGATATCAGCTACATCCCGATGCGGCGCGGCTTCGTCTATCTCGTGGCGGTCGTCGACGTCTTCACGCGGCGCGTTCTTTCGCATCGCGTGTCGATCGCGATGGAAGCGGAGATCTGCGTCGAAGCCTTGAAAGAAGCGCTGGCGAAACACGACAAGCCGGAGATTTTCAACACGGATCAGGGCAGCCAGTTCACCAGTCTTGACTTCACCGGGGTGCTTATCAATGCGAAGGTCTTGATCAGCATGGACGGGAAAGGCGCTTGGCGAGACAATGTCTTTGTCGAGCGGCTGTGGCGCAGTGTGAAATACGAGGAGGTCTATTTGCGCGCCTACGACAGCGTGTCGGAAGCTCGCGCCTCGATCGGCCGGTATCTGGCCTTTTACAACGAGCGGCGCCCGCATTCGAGCCTTGACGGGCGCACGCCCGACGAGGCCTACTTCGACATTAAGGAAACGGCGATGGCCGCATGA